A genomic region of Anaerolineales bacterium contains the following coding sequences:
- a CDS encoding MBOAT family protein — protein sequence MQFASLQFAVFIPLLALVYFALPPRHRWAALLLASVYFYMSFIPVYVLLALALSLLDYWGALALERSPVAKRRGLYLSLIAIHLLALLWLKYNNFLGENLSSLLGRDFTASGWLAPVGLSYQTLMSISYLSEVHAGRFPAARKLHTVALYLLFFPQLLAGPIERPQHTMPQFEAGQGFDYARVTDGLKRMAFGFFKKLVVADRLAVIVGTVYGNVRAFDGPQLMLATLLYAWQIYYDFSGYTDIALGTAQLFGIRLSENFKQPYFSRSVTEFWQRWHISLSTWLRDYLYFPLARKLRSPRWRWLALFTTFAISGLWHGAAWTFAVWGALHGLFMIVELWLKRPGAPAPSSPWLEAAKTIATFTAVSFAWIFFRAADLNDAGYIVTHLFSNLPAWAANLTSPAFFKDALVHMGFSLSSLVIVLISLPLLWLLDRMQSQQDLLERLNRLGRVPRWAVYYLLVVAIAFLGMYGASGFIYFQF from the coding sequence ATGCAGTTTGCTTCACTGCAGTTCGCCGTCTTCATACCGCTGTTAGCGCTGGTCTACTTTGCATTGCCCCCGCGCCATCGCTGGGCGGCCCTGCTGCTGGCGAGCGTGTATTTTTACATGAGCTTTATCCCAGTGTATGTGTTGCTGGCGCTAGCGCTCAGCCTGCTGGACTATTGGGGTGCGCTGGCGCTGGAACGCAGCCCGGTGGCCAAGCGGCGCGGGCTGTACCTGAGCCTGATCGCGATACACCTGCTGGCCTTACTGTGGCTCAAGTACAACAACTTCCTCGGTGAAAATCTGAGCAGCCTGCTGGGCCGCGACTTCACGGCGTCCGGCTGGCTGGCGCCGGTGGGCCTCTCGTACCAGACGCTGATGTCGATCAGCTATCTGAGCGAAGTGCATGCGGGGCGCTTCCCGGCGGCGCGCAAGCTGCACACTGTGGCGCTGTACCTGTTGTTCTTCCCGCAGCTACTGGCCGGGCCGATCGAGCGCCCGCAGCACACCATGCCGCAGTTCGAAGCCGGGCAAGGTTTTGACTACGCCCGCGTGACAGACGGTTTAAAGCGCATGGCGTTTGGTTTCTTCAAGAAGCTGGTGGTTGCCGACCGCCTGGCCGTGATCGTGGGCACGGTGTATGGCAATGTGCGCGCCTTTGACGGGCCGCAGTTGATGCTGGCCACGCTGCTGTACGCCTGGCAAATTTATTACGACTTCTCCGGCTATACGGATATTGCCCTCGGCACGGCGCAGCTCTTTGGCATCCGCCTGAGCGAGAATTTCAAACAGCCGTACTTCTCACGTTCAGTGACCGAGTTCTGGCAACGCTGGCACATCTCGCTCTCCACCTGGCTACGCGATTATTTATATTTCCCACTGGCGCGCAAACTGCGCTCGCCGCGCTGGCGCTGGCTAGCGCTCTTCACCACCTTCGCGATCAGCGGGCTGTGGCATGGCGCGGCGTGGACCTTTGCGGTGTGGGGTGCTTTGCATGGCCTATTCATGATCGTGGAATTGTGGCTCAAGCGCCCTGGGGCGCCGGCGCCTTCCTCGCCCTGGCTGGAGGCAGCCAAGACCATCGCCACCTTCACCGCGGTGAGCTTTGCGTGGATCTTCTTCCGTGCCGCTGATCTGAACGACGCCGGATATATCGTCACCCATCTGTTCAGCAACCTGCCAGCCTGGGCCGCCAACCTCACCTCGCCGGCCTTTTTCAAAGACGCGTTGGTGCACATGGGCTTTAGCCTCTCCAGCCTGGTGATCGTGCTGATCAGCCTGCCCTTACTTTGGCTGCTGGATCGCATGCAAAGCCAGCAGGATCTGTTGGAGCGCCTGAACCGGCTCGGCCGGGTGCCGCGCTGGGCAGTGTATTACTTGCTGGTGGTGGCGATTGCCTTTTTGGGCATGTACGGCGCATCCGGATTCATTTACTTT